GTGCAAAACAGCAAGATCATCTCGAAGGTCCCCATCTCTGGGGGCCAAAGGGTCATGGGGTTGGAACACGGTAACAGAGGACAAACACGGCCAGCGGTGGGGCCCACTCTCCCCCTTCCAGACTCCTCTGCGGACAAGCACGCAGACGAAACACTCGGGGTGTAAACGCTGCCCGAGGTCACGGTGACTCTGGCTCCGTGAGTAACCCCAGTATCTGCTCATCACGATGGTGAGAAGTGTCGTGCCCCGTCAGGCCCGGAGGACCAAGGCCACGTGGCTCCCACGTGCACCCAGAGGGGCCCGAGGCTGCAGTGAAGAGAAGAAAACGAGGATCGATCTTCACAAACAACGGCGGGAGGGGCCCTTAGTTTAGTACAATTTGAGGACAATCCACTTGCACCCAGGAGCACCGACCACGGAGCAGAGCCCTCCCACCCGCTGCCACCGAGACGCGCAGCGGTGCTGACGTCCTGAGCCCGCGGAGCGGGGGTGACACGCCTGCTTTTGGAAAGCTGTGTCGGCTAGACATGATGCCATCCCAAAGCTGTCCCTGGGTTTCCTATTTCCGGAAAGGGAGCAGGGAGTGAGGAATTGCAGCCCCCTTGGAACACACGTGGCTGTGTTGTCCCCACTGCTGTCCACGCCCGGGGGCCCCGCGCCCCGAAAacggagccccacagggtccacCCGACCGACGAACACGGCACGACAGCCATGCTAACCAACTTCCGGGCCAGCACCACCTCCGCCCGAGGCTGCCGCGGGCGCCCGTCACTCACGGACAAGGAACGTCGGCTTCCCAGGGCAGGCTCGCTGCGGCCACACATGGACGCTTCCCACCTTTCCTGCGAAGGCGGATCGACCGCCCAACTTCCTGCTCTCCTCGTTCCTCAGACTAAGAGCACGTTCAgcttatttcttaaaattcacCCAAATGAAACCGTAGAGAGTAAGATCGGTGGTTGTCAGGGGCAGCCACGCTGGATACGAGACGCCACGCACCcgtccaaacccacagaacgtACGACCCCAAGAGGGAACCTACCACATAAACCTAAACCACGGACTTGAGTTAACACAACGTATCAGTATTCAGCAAGCATTCAAACCTGTCACTTCTCACAAAGGCAGCGCACTCAGACAAGAGGAGAATAACGGGGACGctgtggaggggggagggatataGGAACTCCTACTCTCTGTGCAACTTTTCAGCATGCCTAAAGGTCTTTTAAAACAACAGTCtcttggaaaccaaaaaaattttcaaatactaCTGAACGCCAAACTTTTGTCGCAAGGATGAAAGCCGGAGAGACCTGCTGCACATCTTACATGAGCATGGGCCCCTGGACGCTCACGATCTCGGACAGGAAAAGGCCCCAGAGACCCCGAGCGGGGAGGGGTCAAGGGTTGCAGCTGGTTCAGGACCGTGGTGAGCTGACGAGCGAGGTGACATCACCAGCACTGCCCCCTCCATTCACACGTTACTGGCCTCACGAACTCTGGAATGTCTGGTTCGGTGTTTAAGTTGCTCCCCGACGCAGAAGGTGCGTCCTGAAGCCACGGTAGAATTCCCAGGAGAGAGGAGTATGACAGGCAGAGATGGAAAGCCGGGGGCAGGGTCGACCCCAGGGCTTCAGGATGCACCTGCTGGAACTGCTCCATCCAGGGGGCCAGACTCCTCACCCCACGACACCCTCAAAGTGGGAAGTAGGAAACCAGACCCTGGGGATGGACAACGTAACCAAGGTCAAAGGGAGGGGAGATGCGACTTAGGGACAGCTGAGGGTGGCAGGAAGAATCAACAGGCTGCCTGAAGGGGAGAAGTGGCGCCAGGTGActgctggggaggggtggagggaggcctgAGCCAGGGCGGTGAGGACTCCCTCTGAGGTGGCAGGCACGGGAGAGAGGAAGTGGGAAGAAAGCAGGCCACCGAGGCGAAAGGATTCCAGTGTCCAGCGGTTGCACGGGTGTTTCAGACCCACTCAGGGAAGACCCACCCACGTGCTGTCTTCAGCTTGTCAGCGAAAGTCCCTGAAAGAACCAGCCTAATCGATATGCTGTGAACCACGGAAAACATACTCCAAAAAGTGACTGAAAGAGTCATTTTAAAACATCGATGGGACTCTGCTTTAACCTGAGAGTCTCGCAAGTATAAGGCACAGAAGTGAAAGAAAAGGTCACTCCCATTTACACGTAAGCTAAAACTATACGCACAAGATGTCGTGTTACATATCTCAGGGGGAAAAGACCAGAACAGAACTGGACGTGTTTAACACGTAGAAGAAATGCAGGATTCCAGAGATTCTAGAGTGCTcgcaatttggggagaatttacCTAAATTTTACAGAttagtatttatttcttcttcgtTATAAAAAGTTTTAGAAAGCTCACCTCTCTTTTGCCAGACCTTTCACTCACCTCTTTCTGACGACCTACAAATCGAACTTTCCTGTAGTCTTTATTGCCATAAgcctgaaaaggaaaagaccGTTATGTGATTTTTTACGGCCCGATTCTGTATCTTATACCAATCATAAACGTTTCAGGAAAAGTGTTTTCTTAACGTTTAGGCCATTCACGATCACACACACCAGGAGTAAGTGTAGTTGCGCGCCCAGGGGCGTTTTTCAGCAGGATTCCTAACGGGACGTCAGGCAGTAGTCTGAATTGGAAGTAGCAAAAGGTAGGGAAGGAGCAGAGGAGGGCAGTCCTGGCGGAGGGGGACACCCGCCTTCGATCTCAGAGGCCCCGgagcttccttcctctctgaaCCTGCTCCGTGGCCTTTTTTAGCAACACAGGTACTCCCTCCGTCATCTTTGGGCTGAGGATCATAGCCTAACGCCGGGTTTGTACTTCAGTAACTCGACAGCGGACCCTCGAGTTACTAAAATGTGGTATTCAACATTCCGCAAACATGAGGAGATCGGACGCACAGAATTGCTAATTTCTGACTCCACCGGAGTTCTCCCCAGTGACCAAGGCGCTACCCCGGGATAACAGTCTTGTATCCGAGTTCGCTGCGAGGATGAGACCACAGTGGCTGCAGACAGCCACTCGGTACCCCTGCGGGTAGTGGGCCCGGGGCCCCGGACGGAGGGGGAGACCGAGGACGGGACCGCAGGCGCTGGGTCTGGGGCGTCAGGAGCACTGGGGGACTGGACTGAGGGTACGGGGCCCGGGGCCCCGAGGGACTGGACCGTGGGACCCGGGTGCTGGGCCGGGGGAACAGGAGGGACCGGGGTGCTGCACGACTGGACCACGGGCACTGAGCTTGGGGCACAGAGGGCACCGGGGCGCTGGACCCCGGGGACACGGGGGCCGAGCCGGGGCTCCGCCCACCTGGGCGCCCCGAGGGGGAGGGCGCTCTCCGCGCCGCAGGGGTTACCTGGCCGGTGTGCGTGACCTTCTCCCCGGCCGGCGAGGTCTGCACCCCGAAGCACCTGGCGGCCCCGGGCAGGCTCCGCGCCGCCGCGCCTCCCCGGCCCAGCAGCCTGAGGAAGGTCACCGCCGCCGCCATCTTTCAGGCTGACCTTCGACCCCGCGCACCGACGCGCCGAGCGCCGACGCATGCGCACGGCGTCCGCAGggacccgccccgcccccggcccggaTTTACCTCGCCCGGTGAGGCACGCACGCGCGGTGCGGTCAGGCAGGTGCGGCCGGCTGGTGCAGCGGCGGGCGGGGGCTCAGCCCGGATAAGCGGGGACGCTCCGCGCAACCTTAGCACTTAGTGATGCTCCACTtaccaggggcagggcaggggaggatGGAAACGGAAGATGCAGTGCTTACCTTCGATGGTAACGGATAATCATGGGGAGTTACATGTTGAATGTTGTGAATGTTGGAGATGAGTCCTTGCTTAGAGGAAACGAAGTACATCATGTTGGACAGAGCGCATTTCTTTGCGGTTCTGGGGTTTCTGCAGCAGAGCCCAATGAAACTGCCAGTAAAGCGCAGCCGATGGCATCCCTCACGCAGGTTAGCCCCGAAATGCCCGCTGCTCTGGAGCACACCTGAGCAGGACGCTGGCTCGCGGCCCCGGCCCTGCTTCTCTCCTGCCCCTCATGGCCTCCTCCAAACGGCCTGTGCAGAGACCCGTCGGGATGGTCAGCTCACACGGCCAGCCCCCGATGGGCGAGGGCGGTGGGCACAGGGAGCAGTCTCAGAGCTGGGGTGGAGTCGCGCATCCCACTGCCCAGGAG
This genomic interval from Phocoena sinus isolate mPhoSin1 chromosome 3, mPhoSin1.pri, whole genome shotgun sequence contains the following:
- the NDUFS6 gene encoding NADH dehydrogenase [ubiquinone] iron-sulfur protein 6, mitochondrial isoform X2 — protein: MAAAVTFLRLLGRGGAAARSLPGAARCFGVQTSPAGEKVTHTGQAYGNKDYRKVRFVGRQKEVNENFAIDLIAEQPVGEVGSRVISCDGAGGALGHPKVYINLDKETKTGTCGYCGLQFRQSCH
- the NDUFS6 gene encoding NADH dehydrogenase [ubiquinone] iron-sulfur protein 6, mitochondrial isoform X3, whose protein sequence is MAAAVTFLRLLGRGGAAARSLPGAARCFGVQTSPAGEKVTHTGQAYGNKDYRKVRFVGRQKEVNENFAIDLIAEQPVGEVGSRVISCDGAGGALGHPKVYINLACLSQGTVVSVPV